AAcgtttatattaatataagatattttttaatacaaaatagtGGTAAGAAGGATTTGACCAGCGGACCTAATAATATTGGTCGCTAACATACATCTAGATGTTATAGTTGAAGTATGCTAGCTTTTGGATGTGAtgaaaattcatgaaaatgctagttaaatatttgaagttgtATTTTAGGGCAACAAGCAAGTGATGAACAACAATATTTCCCAAGAACAAGCACCAATAACCCTTTCAAACAAGCCCAAAGAGACCTAGATATTGCAAGATCAGATCATGAAGACTATGAAGATGAATCCCTAATCTCCATATCTGAAATCTTCCCTGGCTTTCTTGCCATTGGAACCCTAGGCTCTTCTGAACCCGCAACCCCAAAATTCTCCATCTCCATTGATCACATTACTGAAAGTGATCAAACTGAAGTCACAAAGAATGAGCTCAAACTGATCAACGATGAGCTCGAGAAGGTGCTAGAGGCCGAGGCAAAAGACGAAGGGGGGTCGAGGCAGGACAGCCATGCGAACAAAGTCGAgagcaatatatataataattatgttgAGAGTGGTGATCATGACGCTGTGGTTTGCCCACTTCAAGAGTACTTGTTTGGGTCGGCGGTTGAGATGTCAACAACGATGGCGAAGAAGGAGAACCGGACATCACTTGGGGAACTGTTTCAGAGAAGTAAGGTGGTAGAGGAAGGTGGAGGGGGAAGATGTGATGAGAAGGATGAGCAAAAGAAAGTAGAGAAGGAAGGTGATAATAGGTATGGGATGcaattgttgaaaaagaagttgaagaaaaagatgttTTGTGCTGCTTCTAAAAGCACTTTAAGTTCAAATGCTTCTGGTGAAGTCTTGGATGTTTCATCTGCAACAAAACTTCACAAGGTAATATGCATCAGactctttttcaatttttttcttttggtgttATTTCTCACGATAAAAATAGGTCATTTCGATATTCTTTGGTTTTGGTACCATTCTCGTGTTTCGATTTTCTCGTTTCCTAAGTTTAAAGAAACGACAAAACCTTTAGGTAATTAAATActctcatttttcaaaaatttatttttcacattctAAACAACGACAAAACAttcaaaaatacaatttatttgttataaactAATGTTTATGTTTGTCATGCTACAAATAGTCACAAATGATAGTATATCTTGGTCTATCACGGTCCATTGTAGATAAACGGTGATATTTGActctattttgtaaatatttttattcattttcatctctaaaatatttgtatacatatgtcattttaattaaaaacaatttttcaatttcattttttttaaaaaaaaaaattacgaatgcaactttatttttcattttaaaagaaaaacacgaAAACGAGGAGTGAAAAACAAGAATGTTATCAAAAGAGCATTTACTATCCATTATCCATgccattttaaatttgtgaaaaaaaggagagaaaagataTGCCTCGTTTCGTATCGATAATCGTGTTTGATGATATCGGCCTAATACGTGCACTTTGCAATGGGCTTTGTAGATTCTTCATTTGTTCAACAGGAAAGTTTATCCAGCTGAAAGCATCACAATGGGCAAAGATCAAAAAGTAGGGGATCCTCATAAGGTACAAAAGAGttatgacaaaaagaaaaaaacaacaatcacCACCACTGTTGATGGAAGATCATCGAACAATAATGAAGAAACAACCTCCACAGATGAAGACATCATGATCTTTCCAAAACAGCTCATCTTAAAGCAAACCCTACAAAGCATCCAAACCCGCTCTGGTCCTCCACGATTCTCCGACATTAGCGATGATGATGACGATGTCGATTTCAATTATTGGAACAAGGAGCAATGGATCAAATCGGACTCTGACTGTAAGTGAAATGTCGTAATTTTAGTCTCCTATATGGTTTGAGTTTCATGTACGTACGTACCGTCTATGTTTTTATAATCTACGTTTCCGCATTATTATTGTCTCTCTatctttaatttgattaaagttTATCGGACATAtcttttatttgagaaagaaattaataaagtttatcttacgtaatagatttttttttctttttaatgattaacttttttgagttaaaaattgatcattggaaaataaaaaatttcaaaagctaTTCGTGTAAGTAATTGAGTAGATACGTTATAAACACTATGCATATAATAACATGGGGTTAAAATTTTTCACTATAACGTTCCTAATGGAACCACGCTAAGTATAAAACATAAGACCCCTTTCATTTCTTGCTTTCTTCGGTTTTAGTCATCAAAGTCTAATACTTaaaacttttacaaaattagtttttatacgtttcaaaaacttggttttgattttgaccAACTTTTAAGAAAGTAGATATAATAAAGATTTGAATTCttagttaataaaataatggttATCAAACGAGTGGTAAATATAGttatctaaaaaagaaaaaaatgaataaattgtGGCTCATATAGCTCGGAATTAGAATTCactttacaaattaaattgcTCATTAGtccaatttttttctacaaaaCCATAATCTACTTTTGCAAATTACAAAGCCCTATGCTCAAATACAGATGTTCATTTAtccaccaaaataaaattccaagaattttttcttataatcaTACAAGAGGGTGGGAGAATCAAATCTTTaatcaaaaggtttgatagTATACAAAGTGTTATGCTTACTCATATTACTCATATTAGCAATGCACTGTCTAACTCttatggataaaaaaaattaaattaatcattatATTCCTAAACTTCATCAcataatttacaataaaattttgatgcaTGTTAACTAGttaaaaatcaacttattaTGACTATGATTTCCCAATCTAGCTAGCCTTTTCCAACTCACaggtgtatatatatatatatgaatggaaTAACAACCAAAATGTTTTAAAGCAAATATACACaacttctcctttttcttccatgGTTGCATTTACACAAATGAGAGACCACAAGAATTAATTGAACACATCCTTTAAGTGTTtagttataatattttcatacgTTTACTAACTAATATTGTTTGTTGTATATGTTTATTAGACTTGGTGTTGGAGCTTTGAAGCACAAGAAACAAGAATCGCTACACCCTCAACCCTAGGTCATAAATAAACAACCTAGTAATTGATAATtgctaaaatatatatatatatgtatgtatagtGTAGTCTATGTGTGtcaaatatatttctattacTAAAATGGTgtgcaaattaaattaaagttagtGTGTCTCTTATGATTTTGTGATCGTgaatgtattaaaataaacaaaatgaaagaagctCTTCCCCCTCAAactttatttgtgttttgtgaAATGTGTAAAGGGtattcacacacacacacacaaatagttatatattgtcaaaggaaaaatagtaaagaaaGCAAGTCCCCTCACGCCAACAAGATTGgtttaagaattttgaaagAGCATTGTTTATTATTAGGGAAAGAAACATTTATACATACGATTGTAGCTTTTTATAGACTATAAATTatagattaaaagaaagattttagCAATAGTAATCAAAACACAAATTGACAAAATGTTTTAATGAGAATATGGATAATAACTCCAACTATGATTTTGCATGAAATTTCGATGAAACCCTCTTCTTTCTCCCACGTTTTCAAataccatttttatattatttgtactAATTAATGGCTAAGtactaatcaaattaaagttcaaatttaatcTATTCTTAAgcaaatacttttttatatatatatataaatgatctATTAGGGTTGCTTTCTCACCTCCTCATgctataaaaattataaaaagtaaaaaagaaaaataaactaaaatatttagcaaaaagaataagaatgaacaaatattaaagagagaaagaaaagtcaAGTTTGGTGGGGAGGGGGAAGTAAAAGAGAGAATTTCCGCTCTCTCACCTCCTCATGTGTGGAGTCTTTTACTACATTTCCACGTGGATTTCACAATTCATTCACTCTATATTCTTAAATCCACGTGTTCTTACATCAGTTACACCACTCTTCTAAcactttctttcattattttctctaaacatcatttataaattaagttaagtaattgaaacataaataaaaatcaaaccaaatcccaacaattataattaaacaatatacaAACGGAGGGTAGAGGCCAAGGCAAGAACACACACAAATATTCTCAATAACATATTGactatttgtttaatttactCACACAACCCAAATCAAACTATTGACTAATGtgtatagatatataataaaaaccaTTAGAACAAAAGAACGAGTCTTCCAAAAACTTCACAAATCCCtctttaaattaaagagaTGATAAATCAAggttttagttttgtattaGCTTCAAATCAAAAGTCTTCCTCCATTGAATTGGTGAAATGTtaagcttaatttttgtttataggAGAAAGGAATTTTGTATAAAAGATCTCACACAAAtggcaaaataattaactttaattttgttgagatttgagatCAATATTAAtgcattcaaatttaaataagtcagattttgaaattagagATATAGTTTTTATAGTATTAATCTATGTGAACAAAATGTCAATCATCATATATTCATCACAACAACCAATGGGCAACATTGTAATATtaactcctttttttttcaatcttgtTCAAAGCTaaacattcaaacaaatataattcCACTTAAATTACAACTTTGACTTGttctaaataaaagtaatttgatcttgtttattagtattttctatggtataataaagttaaaaattgtTACTTaggtgtgttttttttttttctctactaTTTTCTAGATAATTTTGAACCAAAAAGTGTAATTGAatcgaacaaaaaaaaatcaagattcAAGTTGAAATTAAACGACAAATTAATATCGAAATGGGcgaagaaaatgaagttggCTAAAAGGTTGAGGTAAAactcataatatatatatacatattggGACAACACCTTGTGAATGTCATCATGACCTAATAAATCATATCAAGTTCAAAATATGGATAAGAGAAAGTGATTTTGTCTTCAACTTTAGGTCGAGACCAACCCAACAAAATACCAGACGATTAAGGCACTTCCTTGTACGTCCATCTATAAAGAATCACCCAAATACAAGTCTAAAACATAAGTTAATTAGACCTTAAGCACCATGATAGATTTTGGGAAAAGTAAGTTCATTCTCATACTTAACTTTCTTCCCCATAATCATATACGCTTTGTGACTTGAACGTCAGAATCTAAAATCTGTGTGACAATCACCacattattttacatttctttttctctggtaaatcatatatttttctctaaattataaatttgtcattaaaatttaactttagttGTTGGAACAAAAATTCTCACTATTactatagaaataaataaacaaaattgattttggttaCTCGACTCTATggtgattatatatttataactaaatattctctattcaaaatttgaattctaaaTCGATCCATTAGTAAAATCTCTCACgtctcacatttttttaagtaatattaaatataagtATGAGTTGCAAAGTTTAGTCCatgaatttttaagtttatatcaatttttagtcttcaaaattttaaaatttgtttaaactttaaattttctatttttattacgttttaatttggtatttaattaagtttgttaactttttttttttttttaattttgtatttgataaatGATCGGACATAAAGTGAAATTCAAATCTCCattcatatcaaaatttaatttttcgtctttaatgaaattttagaatcacACGAACATACATTTATTGaacacaaaatttatagtttaaatatatatttgatcatttaacttcaaaattgAAGACGTACTAGACATGTTGATGACAAAATCTAGTCAAAATGAACTCATCTGACTTTTATGTATCGTCAAtagtaaatttgtaatttggagAAGAGATAAtctacaataataaaaaaaaaggtttaatgCCTAAAAGAACTAGATAACAAAAAAGACGTAAGAAGTTTGAGTTTAAGCTTAACATCTTATCTCCCAACTTAAATGAAGTCTGATTATGTATTTACAGGAAGAATGAGATGACGTAAAGGTAAATTAGGATGAGatttttcaaatctaatcTTAATAAATTCTCTGATTAGATCATAACGTCCACTCTATCTTGTATTTATCTTCTATATATTAacatattttctctttaagtTCCAAATCCTTCCATAACAAGACACACATAACTTAGAAAGACCTATTGAACTTGCATAACGTAAATTAAAACCGCTTTTGATGATGATTTTGACGACGActtacaaatatgaaaaaggtGGTGTAAGAATCTTTTTACAAATCTTACCATATTGATGTTTTTTCAACCCAATTTACAAGTATTTGAAACTAAAGGCACATAGTCTCcaaacaaatctaaattagGTCGTTCTAAATGATagatttatagaaaaattaatagtataggtgaaaataataatatttagtgaataaatgttcaaacacatatttactttataaaaaagttgtaaaataattacaattacaaaGTCAAATCCTCACAGCCCCattgttttctaaaagaataatgataatatatagttt
This is a stretch of genomic DNA from Cucumis sativus cultivar 9930 chromosome 4, Cucumber_9930_V3, whole genome shotgun sequence. It encodes these proteins:
- the LOC105435167 gene encoding protein LAZY 1; this encodes MKLLGWMHRKFRQNNGQLPLKEYFVNGQQASDEQQYFPRTSTNNPFKQAQRDLDIARSDHEDYEDESLISISEIFPGFLAIGTLGSSEPATPKFSISIDHITESDQTEVTKNELKLINDELEKVLEAEAKDEGGSRQDSHANKVESNIYNNYVESGDHDAVVCPLQEYLFGSAVEMSTTMAKKENRTSLGELFQRSKVVEEGGGGRCDEKDEQKKVEKEGDNRYGMQLLKKKLKKKMFCAASKSTLSSNASGEVLDVSSATKLHKILHLFNRKVYPAESITMGKDQKVGDPHKVQKSYDKKKKTTITTTVDGRSSNNNEETTSTDEDIMIFPKQLILKQTLQSIQTRSGPPRFSDISDDDDDVDFNYWNKEQWIKSDSDYLVLEL